One segment of Struthio camelus isolate bStrCam1 chromosome 25, bStrCam1.hap1, whole genome shotgun sequence DNA contains the following:
- the LOC104152650 gene encoding amine oxidase [copper-containing] 3-like isoform X1, producing MNVKTVLILLVLALATIFALVCVLLTRGRAPSTCQPQHPEQEDTDDGQSLVFADLTPEEMVQVVRYLQENLGVPLVDASRAFPSDNCIFSVDVQVPAKAEVLRFLDGGGARPAREALAVLYFGNQPDPNITEYVVGPLPTPAYHRDVTVQKYGGRVPYHRRPTLAVEYKQIAGFLRSQVFSTAPSFMHQVIEYNETSLAAMTTAPRGFQSGDRATWFVLFQNVSGFFLHPVGLEVLVDHSSLDISQWVVSRVFYNGQYYRDMVQLESAYVQGRISVEKVKKAPRDGDFSSMKPRAPPAAMFPLQYEPQGPRYSVRNNHVVFQAWSFAFGMSVNTGMRLFDVRYQGERVVYEISVQEALSVYGSNCPGGMSTRYMDGSFGIGRFTSPLVRGVDCPYSATYMDVYYLAQSQVSRTTKNALCVFEHNLGSPLRRHYSNLQSFYYGGLVNSALIVRSIATLGNYDYVWDFIFYQNGAIEAKVQATGYVSSSFLHGDGLRYGNRVWEHTLGTIHTHSINYKVDLDVGGFVCPELRLVWDLQGKWATFSCLGQQSPAPASLPAARARTGAARPLPLRVGKTWRQQRTATVRTDRTEGSFGRS from the exons ATGAACGTGAAAACCGTGCTCATCCTCCTCGTTCTGGCTTTGGCCACGATATTCGCGTTGGTCTGCGTGCTGCTGACCAGGGGAAGGGCTCCCAGCAcctgccagccccagcacccgGAGCAGGAGGACACCGATGATGGGCAGAGCCTGGTTTTTGCTGATCTGACCCCAGAAGAAATGGTCCAAGTGGTGCGGTACCTGCAGGAAAACCTCGGGGTGCCGCTGGTTGATGCCTCGCGTGCTTTTCCCTCCGACAACTGCATCTTCTCAGTGGACGTGCAGGTCCCCGCCAAGGCGGAGGTGCTGCGGTTCCTGGATGGCGGGGGGGCTCGCCCTGCGCGGGAGGCGCTGGCTGTCCTGTACTTTGGCAACCAGCCGGACCCCAACATCACGGAGTACGTGGTGGGGCCGCTGCCAACACCGGCGTACCACCGGGACGTCACTGTGCAGAAGTATGGGGGGAGAGTGCCATACCACCGCAGGCCAACGTTGGCTGTTGAATACAAACAGATTGCAGGGTTTTTAAGGAGTCAAGTGTTCTCCACAGCTCCATCTTTCATGCATCAAGTAATTGAATATAATGAAACCAGTTTAGCAGCCATGACAACGGCTCCCCGTGGTTTCCAGTCTGGAGATCGGGCCACCTGGTTTGTTCTGTTTCAGAATGTGAGCGGGTTCTTCCTGcaccctgtggggctggaggtgctggtggacCACAGCAGCCTGGACATCTCCCAGTGGGTGGTGAGCAGAGTCTTCTACAACGGGCAGTACTACAGGGACATGGTGCAGCTGGAGAGCGCCTACGTGCAGGGTCGCATCAGTGTGGAGAAGGTGAAGAAAGCCCCACGGGACGGGGACTTCTCATCCATGAAGCCGCGAGCCCCTCCTGCCGCGATGTTCCCTTTGCAGTATGAGCCCCAGGGTCCCCGCTACAGCGTCAGGAACAACCATGTTGTCttccaggcctggagctttgccTTTGGGATGAGTGTGAACACGGGCATGCGCCTGTTTGACGTCAGATATCAGGGGGAGAGGGTTGTCTATGAGATCAGCGTTCAAGAGGCCTTGTCAGTGTATGGCTCCAACTGTCCTGGAGGGATGTCAACAAGGTACATGGATGGGAGTTTTGGCATTGGGCGCTTCACCTCTCCTTTAGTGCGTGGTGTTGACTGCCCCTATTCAGCAACTTACATGGATGTGTACTACCTTGCTCAGTCGCAGGTCTCCAGAACTACTAAAAACGCCCTCTGCGTTTTTGAGCATAACCTGGGCTCCCCTCTGAGGCGCCACTACTCCAACTTGCAGTCCTTCTACTATGGGGGACTAGTCAACTCTGCTCTGATTGTTCGATCCATTGCAACTCTGGGCAACTACGACTATGTGTGGGACTTCATCTTCTACCAGAATGGGGCCATTGAAGCCAAAGTCCAGGCCACGGGGTACGTGAGCTCGTCCTTCCTCCACGGGGATGGTCTGAGATACGGCAATAGGGTTTGGGAGCACACGCTGGGCACGATACACACCCATTCCATCAACTATAAAGTGGACTTGGATGTGGGAG GTTTTGTTTGTCCTGAGCTGAGGCTGGTATGGGACCTTCAGGGAAAATGGGCAA
- the LOC104152650 gene encoding amine oxidase [copper-containing] 3-like isoform X3, translating to MNVKTVLILLVLALATIFALVCVLLTRGRAPSTCQPQHPEQEDTDDGQSLVFADLTPEEMVQVVRYLQENLGVPLVDASRAFPSDNCIFSVDVQVPAKAEVLRFLDGGGARPAREALAVLYFGNQPDPNITEYVVGPLPTPAYHRDVTVQKYGGRVPYHRRPTLAVEYKQIAGFLRSQVFSTAPSFMHQVIEYNETSLAAMTTAPRGFQSGDRATWFVLFQNVSGFFLHPVGLEVLVDHSSLDISQWVVSRVFYNGQYYRDMVQLESAYVQGRISVEKVKKAPRDGDFSSMKPRAPPAAMFPLQYEPQGPRYSVRNNHVVFQAWSFAFGMSVNTGMRLFDVRYQGERVVYEISVQEALSVYGSNCPGGMSTRYMDGSFGIGRFTSPLVRGVDCPYSATYMDVYYLAQSQVSRTTKNALCVFEHNLGSPLRRHYSNLQSFYYGGLVNSALIVRSIATLGNYDYVWDFIFYQNGAIEAKVQATGYVSSSFLHGDGLRYGNRVWEHTLGTIHTHSINYKVDLDVGVLFAVLFCGNTCNLDPETRRAKLLQ from the exons ATGAACGTGAAAACCGTGCTCATCCTCCTCGTTCTGGCTTTGGCCACGATATTCGCGTTGGTCTGCGTGCTGCTGACCAGGGGAAGGGCTCCCAGCAcctgccagccccagcacccgGAGCAGGAGGACACCGATGATGGGCAGAGCCTGGTTTTTGCTGATCTGACCCCAGAAGAAATGGTCCAAGTGGTGCGGTACCTGCAGGAAAACCTCGGGGTGCCGCTGGTTGATGCCTCGCGTGCTTTTCCCTCCGACAACTGCATCTTCTCAGTGGACGTGCAGGTCCCCGCCAAGGCGGAGGTGCTGCGGTTCCTGGATGGCGGGGGGGCTCGCCCTGCGCGGGAGGCGCTGGCTGTCCTGTACTTTGGCAACCAGCCGGACCCCAACATCACGGAGTACGTGGTGGGGCCGCTGCCAACACCGGCGTACCACCGGGACGTCACTGTGCAGAAGTATGGGGGGAGAGTGCCATACCACCGCAGGCCAACGTTGGCTGTTGAATACAAACAGATTGCAGGGTTTTTAAGGAGTCAAGTGTTCTCCACAGCTCCATCTTTCATGCATCAAGTAATTGAATATAATGAAACCAGTTTAGCAGCCATGACAACGGCTCCCCGTGGTTTCCAGTCTGGAGATCGGGCCACCTGGTTTGTTCTGTTTCAGAATGTGAGCGGGTTCTTCCTGcaccctgtggggctggaggtgctggtggacCACAGCAGCCTGGACATCTCCCAGTGGGTGGTGAGCAGAGTCTTCTACAACGGGCAGTACTACAGGGACATGGTGCAGCTGGAGAGCGCCTACGTGCAGGGTCGCATCAGTGTGGAGAAGGTGAAGAAAGCCCCACGGGACGGGGACTTCTCATCCATGAAGCCGCGAGCCCCTCCTGCCGCGATGTTCCCTTTGCAGTATGAGCCCCAGGGTCCCCGCTACAGCGTCAGGAACAACCATGTTGTCttccaggcctggagctttgccTTTGGGATGAGTGTGAACACGGGCATGCGCCTGTTTGACGTCAGATATCAGGGGGAGAGGGTTGTCTATGAGATCAGCGTTCAAGAGGCCTTGTCAGTGTATGGCTCCAACTGTCCTGGAGGGATGTCAACAAGGTACATGGATGGGAGTTTTGGCATTGGGCGCTTCACCTCTCCTTTAGTGCGTGGTGTTGACTGCCCCTATTCAGCAACTTACATGGATGTGTACTACCTTGCTCAGTCGCAGGTCTCCAGAACTACTAAAAACGCCCTCTGCGTTTTTGAGCATAACCTGGGCTCCCCTCTGAGGCGCCACTACTCCAACTTGCAGTCCTTCTACTATGGGGGACTAGTCAACTCTGCTCTGATTGTTCGATCCATTGCAACTCTGGGCAACTACGACTATGTGTGGGACTTCATCTTCTACCAGAATGGGGCCATTGAAGCCAAAGTCCAGGCCACGGGGTACGTGAGCTCGTCCTTCCTCCACGGGGATGGTCTGAGATACGGCAATAGGGTTTGGGAGCACACGCTGGGCACGATACACACCCATTCCATCAACTATAAAGTGGACTTGGATGTGGGAG TTCTATTCGCGGTTCTCTTTTGTGGAAACACTTGTAACTTGGATCCTGAGACTCGGCGTGCAAAGCTGCTGCAGTGA
- the LOC104152650 gene encoding amine oxidase [copper-containing] 3-like isoform X5, whose amino-acid sequence MNVKTVLILLVLALATIFALVCVLLTRGRAPSTCQPQHPEQEDTDDGQSLVFADLTPEEMVQVVRYLQENLGVPLVDASRAFPSDNCIFSVDVQVPAKAEVLRFLDGGGARPAREALAVLYFGNQPDPNITEYVVGPLPTPAYHRDVTVQKYGGRVPYHRRPTLAVEYKQIAGFLRSQVFSTAPSFMHQVIEYNETSLAAMTTAPRGFQSGDRATWFVLFQNVSGFFLHPVGLEVLVDHSSLDISQWVVSRVFYNGQYYRDMVQLESAYVQGRISVEKVKKAPRDGDFSSMKPRAPPAAMFPLQYEPQGPRYSVRNNHVVFQAWSFAFGMSVNTGMRLFDVRYQGERVVYEISVQEALSVYGSNCPGGMSTRYMDGSFGIGRFTSPLVRGVDCPYSATYMDVYYLAQSQVSRTTKNALCVFEHNLGSPLRRHYSNLQSFYYGGLVNSALIVRSIATLGNYDYVWDFIFYQNGAIEAKVQATGYVSSSFLHGDGLRYGNRVWEHTLGTIHTHSINYKVDLDVGDPEPWLQRSTLGMSCVKF is encoded by the exons ATGAACGTGAAAACCGTGCTCATCCTCCTCGTTCTGGCTTTGGCCACGATATTCGCGTTGGTCTGCGTGCTGCTGACCAGGGGAAGGGCTCCCAGCAcctgccagccccagcacccgGAGCAGGAGGACACCGATGATGGGCAGAGCCTGGTTTTTGCTGATCTGACCCCAGAAGAAATGGTCCAAGTGGTGCGGTACCTGCAGGAAAACCTCGGGGTGCCGCTGGTTGATGCCTCGCGTGCTTTTCCCTCCGACAACTGCATCTTCTCAGTGGACGTGCAGGTCCCCGCCAAGGCGGAGGTGCTGCGGTTCCTGGATGGCGGGGGGGCTCGCCCTGCGCGGGAGGCGCTGGCTGTCCTGTACTTTGGCAACCAGCCGGACCCCAACATCACGGAGTACGTGGTGGGGCCGCTGCCAACACCGGCGTACCACCGGGACGTCACTGTGCAGAAGTATGGGGGGAGAGTGCCATACCACCGCAGGCCAACGTTGGCTGTTGAATACAAACAGATTGCAGGGTTTTTAAGGAGTCAAGTGTTCTCCACAGCTCCATCTTTCATGCATCAAGTAATTGAATATAATGAAACCAGTTTAGCAGCCATGACAACGGCTCCCCGTGGTTTCCAGTCTGGAGATCGGGCCACCTGGTTTGTTCTGTTTCAGAATGTGAGCGGGTTCTTCCTGcaccctgtggggctggaggtgctggtggacCACAGCAGCCTGGACATCTCCCAGTGGGTGGTGAGCAGAGTCTTCTACAACGGGCAGTACTACAGGGACATGGTGCAGCTGGAGAGCGCCTACGTGCAGGGTCGCATCAGTGTGGAGAAGGTGAAGAAAGCCCCACGGGACGGGGACTTCTCATCCATGAAGCCGCGAGCCCCTCCTGCCGCGATGTTCCCTTTGCAGTATGAGCCCCAGGGTCCCCGCTACAGCGTCAGGAACAACCATGTTGTCttccaggcctggagctttgccTTTGGGATGAGTGTGAACACGGGCATGCGCCTGTTTGACGTCAGATATCAGGGGGAGAGGGTTGTCTATGAGATCAGCGTTCAAGAGGCCTTGTCAGTGTATGGCTCCAACTGTCCTGGAGGGATGTCAACAAGGTACATGGATGGGAGTTTTGGCATTGGGCGCTTCACCTCTCCTTTAGTGCGTGGTGTTGACTGCCCCTATTCAGCAACTTACATGGATGTGTACTACCTTGCTCAGTCGCAGGTCTCCAGAACTACTAAAAACGCCCTCTGCGTTTTTGAGCATAACCTGGGCTCCCCTCTGAGGCGCCACTACTCCAACTTGCAGTCCTTCTACTATGGGGGACTAGTCAACTCTGCTCTGATTGTTCGATCCATTGCAACTCTGGGCAACTACGACTATGTGTGGGACTTCATCTTCTACCAGAATGGGGCCATTGAAGCCAAAGTCCAGGCCACGGGGTACGTGAGCTCGTCCTTCCTCCACGGGGATGGTCTGAGATACGGCAATAGGGTTTGGGAGCACACGCTGGGCACGATACACACCCATTCCATCAACTATAAAGTGGACTTGGATGTGGGAG ACCCTGAGCCCTGGCTACAGCGAAGTACTCTTGGGATGAGTTGTGTAAAATTCTGA
- the LOC104152650 gene encoding amine oxidase [copper-containing] 3-like isoform X4 has product MNVKTVLILLVLALATIFALVCVLLTRGRAPSTCQPQHPEQEDTDDGQSLVFADLTPEEMVQVVRYLQENLGVPLVDASRAFPSDNCIFSVDVQVPAKAEVLRFLDGGGARPAREALAVLYFGNQPDPNITEYVVGPLPTPAYHRDVTVQKYGGRVPYHRRPTLAVEYKQIAGFLRSQVFSTAPSFMHQVIEYNETSLAAMTTAPRGFQSGDRATWFVLFQNVSGFFLHPVGLEVLVDHSSLDISQWVVSRVFYNGQYYRDMVQLESAYVQGRISVEKVKKAPRDGDFSSMKPRAPPAAMFPLQYEPQGPRYSVRNNHVVFQAWSFAFGMSVNTGMRLFDVRYQGERVVYEISVQEALSVYGSNCPGGMSTRYMDGSFGIGRFTSPLVRGVDCPYSATYMDVYYLAQSQVSRTTKNALCVFEHNLGSPLRRHYSNLQSFYYGGLVNSALIVRSIATLGNYDYVWDFIFYQNGAIEAKVQATGYVSSSFLHGDGLRYGNRVWEHTLGTIHTHSINYKVDLDVGGFVCPELRLVWDLQGKWASIPWMEV; this is encoded by the exons ATGAACGTGAAAACCGTGCTCATCCTCCTCGTTCTGGCTTTGGCCACGATATTCGCGTTGGTCTGCGTGCTGCTGACCAGGGGAAGGGCTCCCAGCAcctgccagccccagcacccgGAGCAGGAGGACACCGATGATGGGCAGAGCCTGGTTTTTGCTGATCTGACCCCAGAAGAAATGGTCCAAGTGGTGCGGTACCTGCAGGAAAACCTCGGGGTGCCGCTGGTTGATGCCTCGCGTGCTTTTCCCTCCGACAACTGCATCTTCTCAGTGGACGTGCAGGTCCCCGCCAAGGCGGAGGTGCTGCGGTTCCTGGATGGCGGGGGGGCTCGCCCTGCGCGGGAGGCGCTGGCTGTCCTGTACTTTGGCAACCAGCCGGACCCCAACATCACGGAGTACGTGGTGGGGCCGCTGCCAACACCGGCGTACCACCGGGACGTCACTGTGCAGAAGTATGGGGGGAGAGTGCCATACCACCGCAGGCCAACGTTGGCTGTTGAATACAAACAGATTGCAGGGTTTTTAAGGAGTCAAGTGTTCTCCACAGCTCCATCTTTCATGCATCAAGTAATTGAATATAATGAAACCAGTTTAGCAGCCATGACAACGGCTCCCCGTGGTTTCCAGTCTGGAGATCGGGCCACCTGGTTTGTTCTGTTTCAGAATGTGAGCGGGTTCTTCCTGcaccctgtggggctggaggtgctggtggacCACAGCAGCCTGGACATCTCCCAGTGGGTGGTGAGCAGAGTCTTCTACAACGGGCAGTACTACAGGGACATGGTGCAGCTGGAGAGCGCCTACGTGCAGGGTCGCATCAGTGTGGAGAAGGTGAAGAAAGCCCCACGGGACGGGGACTTCTCATCCATGAAGCCGCGAGCCCCTCCTGCCGCGATGTTCCCTTTGCAGTATGAGCCCCAGGGTCCCCGCTACAGCGTCAGGAACAACCATGTTGTCttccaggcctggagctttgccTTTGGGATGAGTGTGAACACGGGCATGCGCCTGTTTGACGTCAGATATCAGGGGGAGAGGGTTGTCTATGAGATCAGCGTTCAAGAGGCCTTGTCAGTGTATGGCTCCAACTGTCCTGGAGGGATGTCAACAAGGTACATGGATGGGAGTTTTGGCATTGGGCGCTTCACCTCTCCTTTAGTGCGTGGTGTTGACTGCCCCTATTCAGCAACTTACATGGATGTGTACTACCTTGCTCAGTCGCAGGTCTCCAGAACTACTAAAAACGCCCTCTGCGTTTTTGAGCATAACCTGGGCTCCCCTCTGAGGCGCCACTACTCCAACTTGCAGTCCTTCTACTATGGGGGACTAGTCAACTCTGCTCTGATTGTTCGATCCATTGCAACTCTGGGCAACTACGACTATGTGTGGGACTTCATCTTCTACCAGAATGGGGCCATTGAAGCCAAAGTCCAGGCCACGGGGTACGTGAGCTCGTCCTTCCTCCACGGGGATGGTCTGAGATACGGCAATAGGGTTTGGGAGCACACGCTGGGCACGATACACACCCATTCCATCAACTATAAAGTGGACTTGGATGTGGGAG GTTTTGTTTGTCCTGAGCTGAGGCTGGTATGGGACCTTCAGGGAAAATGGGCAAGTATTCCCTGGATGGAA